The Dreissena polymorpha isolate Duluth1 chromosome 10, UMN_Dpol_1.0, whole genome shotgun sequence genome includes a region encoding these proteins:
- the LOC127848812 gene encoding coadhesin-like yields MLLRKYIFSIIHCANTIVLIVCLIYVSLSGFVCVIVLYCCPSSGFLLDTTPTYACVDQAQSCDVFNTTYGVCNDHHNAYQICRKFCGLCNVVNGGWSMWGAFGICDVTCGNGTMTRTRQCNNPKPLNGGEDCQGPSLNNADCLLNSCPTHGAWSAWIEWGSCSVTCGTGLRRRDRACDNPWPSRDGNHCFGDNINYEICSKPVCATWTDWGSWSSCSDTCGYGLRERYRNCSGTTDMHNFCVGTDVQNVMCQTSCNENRYELVIPTIYFYARSPASLSLSQGQTVVYRAVEVNEGQGYDPATGRFTVSVPGLYSFEVQFCISPDVRAFLEIVNQKKTLQTSFVQDMYTCVSMKAFTKADASDQIWVKATLSTHLLTDDVYKHNSFSGALVHL; encoded by the exons ATGCTATtgcgaaaatatatattttccataATTCATTGCGCTAATACAATTGTATTGATAGTGTGCTTGATTTACGTATCACTTTCAGGTTTCGTCTGCGTGATCGTTTTATACTGCTGCCCTTCGTCAG GTTTTCTGCTGGACACGACCCCTACATATG CATGCGTTGACCAGGCTCAAAGCTGCGATGTATTCAATACAACTTACGGAGTTTGTAATGACCACCATAATGCATACCAGATATGTCGCAAATTCTGCGGATTATGCAACGTAG TCAACGGCGGATGGTCAATGTGGGGCGCTTTTGGGATCTGTGACGTTACATGTGGCAACGGAACAATGACGAGGACCAGACAGTGTAACAACCCAAAACCTCTCAATGGAGGAGAGGATTGTCAGGGTCCTTCTTTAAACAATGCAGACTGTCTTCTCAACAGTTGTCCAA CCCATGGGGCTTGGAGCGCGTGGATTGAATGGGGGTCGTGCAGTGTCACGTGCGGAACGGGTCTGAGGAGACGTGACCGAGCTTGCGATAATCCCTGGCCTTCAAGGGACGGAAACCATTGCTTTGGAGACAACATTAACTACGAGATCTGCTCAAAGCCAGTTTGTGCAA cttGGACGGATTGGGGATCCTGGAGCTCTTGTTCAGACACGTGTGGTTATGGCCTCAGGGAGCGGTATAGGAACTGCAGTGGAACGACTGACATGCATAATTTCTGTGTTGGGACTGATGTTCAAAATGTGATGTGCCAAACATCATGTAATGAAAACAGAT ACGAGTTGGTGATCCCTACGATATACTTCTACGCCCGATCACCAGCATCTTTATCTCTATCACAAGGTCAGACTGTCGTTTACAGAGCGGTGGAGGTCAACGAAGGTCAAGGCTATGACCCGGCAACCGGCAGATTCACTGTGTCAGTCCCTGGACTGTATTCGTTTGAAGTTCAATTCTGCATTTCACCAGATGTTAGGGCATTCTTGGAAATTGTTAATCAAAAGAAAACGTTACAAACGTCTTTTGTACAGGACATGTATACGTGCGTGTCCATGAAGGCGTTTACCAAGGCTGATGCTTCAGACCAGATTTGGGTGAAAGCAACATTGTCCACTCATCTCCTAACAGATGATGTTTACAAACACAATTCGTTTTCGGGAGCATTGGTTCacttgtga